The window TCAGGACTGGCCGTCGAGCAGCAGCAGGGCCAGGTCTTTTTTACGCAGCACCAGGCTGACGCGGCGGGTTTTTATTTCTATCGGATCGCCGAGCGGCGCGACGCGCACCACGTCGAATGAAGAACCGGGCAGCATGCCGAGCGATAACAGTTTCTGGCGATAGGCTGCGCCAATCTCGCTGGAGAAGCCGACGATTTTATAGGCGTGTTTAGGCTGAAGTTGCATGTTATTAACCTTTCGCGAACCGATGATAGTCGGGCTGATGATTATTAAGCGTTGCCGGTTAACAGCCGGCGTTATTCATCCATAAGGTCATGCGCTAAATAAGGGAAATAATGGTAATGAGAATCATTGCCAAAATCAATACAAAAAGTAGGGCTATCGTAACCAATTATTATGCACCCTTCGCTGCCGGTGGCATTGCCTTACCGGCAGCCGTTTTACCACCGCCCACGGTGCGGCACAAATGAGAATGGCGGGTTAAATCCGTTACGCAATTGCGGCGGTTTTTTCCCGTTTGCAAAATAAGGCGGCGGCCGGATCGCTTTTTATTTGCACCGCAGAAAATTTAATAACATTTTCCTGGCTGAATGCGAGCGGTAACCATTTGTGTTTCGCCCATAAATCGCAAAATGAAAACGGGGTGTTAATTGAAGTGTTAATAAAGGGCTATCGGTGGCGATTTACCGAGGGGGAGATTGAGAGGCGGGGGGGAGAATAAAAAGTTGGCGGTTTATTGAGGCGGGTCAAAAAAGCGTTGCGATAATTTGCGGCAAGGGCGGAGCAAACTCCGCCCTGAATAGCCAGGCTTAACGTTTTTTACCGAACGCCGCCGCCAGGGCATCGCCCATGGCGCTGTTGCCGGCCGGCGCGCTGGCGCGCGGCTTGGTTTTGTTGGCCGGCGCCCGGTTGGCGTTATCGCGCGCCGGCGCCGCCGTGCCGCCGCCGCGGCGCGGCGAGCCTTCGCCCGGCTGTTCATCCAGGCGCATGCTCAGCGCGATGCGTTTGCGCTGCAGATCGACCTCCATCACCTTCACTTTGACGATGTCGCCGGCTTTCACCACGGTGTGCGGATCTTCAACAAACTTATCCGCCAGCGAGGAGATATGCACCAGGCCGTCCTGATGCACGCCGATATCCACAAAGGCGCCGAAGTTAGTGACGTTGGTGACCGAACCTTCGAGGACCATTCCCGGCTGCAGATCGTTGAGGGTTTCAACGCCTTCGGCAAAGGTGGCGGTTTTGAACTCAGGGCGCGGGTCGCGGCCTGGTTTCTCCAGCTCTTTCAGAATGTCGGTTACCGTCGGCATACCGAACTTTTCGTCGGTAAAGTCGCTGGCCTTCAGGCTGCGCACCGCCGACGAATTGCCCATCAAATCCTGCAGCGCCTGCTGGGTGGCGGCCAGAATGCGTTCCACCACCGGGTAGGTTTCCGGGTGAACGGTGGAGGCGTCCAGCGGGTTGTCGCCGTGGTTGATGCGCAAGAAGCCGGCGCACTGTTCGAAGGCCTTCGGCCCCAGGCGGCTGACTTTCAACAGCTGCTCGCGATTGCTGAAGCGGCCGTTCTCATCACGCCAGTTGACGATGTTCTGCGCCATCATGCGCGTCAGACCGGCCACGCGGGTCAGCAGCGGCACAGAAGCGGTATTCAGGTCGACACCGACGGCGTTCACGCAGTCTTCCACCACCGAATCCAGTTTCTTGGCCAGCTGGCTCTGGCTGACGTCGTGCTGATACTGGCCGACGCCGATGGATTTCGGGTCGATCTTCACCAGCTCCGCCAGCGGATCCTGCAGGCGGCGGGCGATGGATACCGCGCCGCGCAGCGAGACATCGAGGTTAGGGAATTCCAGAGCCGCCAGTTCGGAGGCGGAATACACCGAGGCGCCGGCTTCGCTGACGATCACTTTCTGCGCTTTAACGTCGCTGAA is drawn from Serratia entomophila and contains these coding sequences:
- the feoA gene encoding ferrous iron transporter A yields the protein MQLQPKHAYKIVGFSSEIGAAYRQKLLSLGMLPGSSFDVVRVAPLGDPIEIKTRRVSLVLRKKDLALLLLDGQS